The following are encoded together in the Vigna angularis cultivar LongXiaoDou No.4 chromosome 9, ASM1680809v1, whole genome shotgun sequence genome:
- the LOC108321187 gene encoding F-box/kelch-repeat protein SKIP4, whose amino-acid sequence MENVDVREESSNCVNEVEDTNSVLIYGLPDDISLMCLARVPRKYHPILKCVSKRWRDLICNEEWCTYRRKHKLDETWIYALCRDKLNETFCYVLDPTALLRNWKLVDGIPPHISKRKGMGFEALGNKLFLLGGCSWSIDCTDEVYSYDASSNCWVQATSMSTARCFFSCEVLDEKLYAIGGLASNPTYSHSWDTFDPLTNCWRSQRDIAVFSDVEDSVVLGGKIYVRFSRYPVTPHVFAIVYDPSSGTWQYADADMVSGWTGPAVVVDDTLYVLDQTLGTRLMMWHKGRRQWIQVGKLSPLLTRPPCQLVAVGRSIFIVGKMLSTVVVDVGNLGNEGQVLMSSSIPGLLSDFTVISCKCLAI is encoded by the exons ATGGAGAATGTAGATGTCAGAGAAGAATCATCAAATTGTGTCAATGAAGTAGAAGACACCAATTCTGTACTTATCTATGGCCTTCCAGATGATATATCTCTTATGTGCCTGGCAAGAGTTCCTAGAAAATATCATCCAATCCTGAAGTGTGTCTCAAAGAGATGGAGGGACTTAATTTGTAACGAAGAGTGGTGCACTTACCGTCGGAAGCACAAACTGGATGAAACCTGGATTTATGCTCTGTGCAGGGACAAATTAAATGAGACTTTCTGTTATGTATTGGATCCAACCGCCTTATTAAGAAATTGGAAGCTGGTTGATGGTATTCCACCTCACATCTCAAAAAGAAAAGGCATGGGTTTTGAAGCTTTGGGAAATAAGCTATTCTTGTTGGGTGGTTGTAGCTGGTCAATAGATTGTACTGATGAGGTTTATTCATATGATGCTTCCTCAAACTGTTGGGTTCAAGCTACTTCCATGTCAACTGCTAG GTGCTTCTTTTCTTGTGAAGTTTTGGATGAAAAACTATATGCTATCGGAGGATTAGCTTCAAATCCAACCTATTCTCATTCTTGGGATACTTTTGACCCTCTGACAAATTGTTGGAGATCTCAGAGAGATATTGCTGTTTTTTCTGATGTTGAAGATTCAGTAGTTCTTGGTGGGAAGATATACGTCCGATTTTCCAGATACCCTGTAACTCCTCATGTATTTGCCATTGTATATGATCCATCAAGTGGCACATGGCAGTATGCAGATGCTGACATGGTTTCAGGGTGGACAGGCCCTGCAGTTGTTGTGGATGACACCCTCTATGTCTTGGATCAAACTTTAGGAACTAGGTTAATGATGTGGCACAAAGGGAGACGCCAGTGGATACAGGTTGGAAAACTATCACCACTGCTTACTAGACCACCTTGTCAGCTTGTTGCAGTTGGTAGAAGCATTTTCATTGTTGGGAAAATGCTTAGCACTGTGGTTGTTGATGTTGGTAATTTGGGGAATGAGGGCCAGGTGTTGATGAGTTCTTCCATACCAGGATTGTTATCTGATTTCACTGTAATAAGTTGTAAATGCTTAGCAATCTGA